In Symmachiella dynata, the following are encoded in one genomic region:
- a CDS encoding HDOD domain-containing protein: protein MADIAWSSILDDSLGSFTLAELPPTLELPALPHAVTQFTEKAGQDEVDLLELAKIVETDNGLTVELLRHVNSTYVGLRNKAKNVHQAMSMLGLRQSKNFVITTGMRGAVQSRQSKLINQSSFWNANLQKALFAREIAKLLKTDEDVAFSGALLQDFLLPVLSNDLMNEYMQFIQTREQQTQGLPEFEQAVFGWDHALAGACLARRWKLPDELVCCMLTHHFGLRILSHEVLGRSPAAAVALSAMLPDQLRQSRLGLDLLQRLQTKWKAFDLVTIAERVDALHEENAMGVKNDFPLARRCQAAANSADAYADGTLTRLAS, encoded by the coding sequence ATGGCGGATATTGCATGGTCGTCGATTCTCGACGATTCATTGGGAAGTTTTACGCTGGCTGAATTGCCGCCGACATTGGAACTCCCGGCGCTACCGCATGCGGTGACGCAATTCACCGAAAAAGCGGGCCAAGACGAAGTCGACTTACTGGAGTTGGCGAAGATCGTCGAGACCGATAACGGATTGACGGTTGAATTGCTGCGGCATGTGAATTCGACCTATGTCGGCCTGCGCAACAAAGCCAAAAACGTACATCAAGCGATGTCGATGTTGGGCCTGCGGCAGTCGAAAAACTTTGTGATCACCACCGGCATGCGAGGAGCGGTGCAGTCACGGCAATCGAAACTGATCAACCAATCGTCGTTCTGGAATGCGAACCTGCAAAAAGCCTTGTTCGCGCGGGAAATTGCCAAACTGCTCAAGACCGATGAAGACGTTGCGTTTTCCGGAGCGCTGCTACAAGATTTCTTGTTGCCGGTGCTTTCCAACGACCTAATGAATGAATACATGCAATTTATTCAAACCCGCGAGCAACAAACGCAAGGCTTGCCGGAATTTGAGCAAGCCGTGTTCGGTTGGGACCACGCCCTCGCCGGTGCTTGTTTGGCGCGGCGGTGGAAGCTGCCCGATGAACTCGTCTGCTGCATGCTGACTCACCATTTTGGACTGCGGATTCTCAGCCACGAAGTTCTAGGACGCTCACCCGCAGCTGCGGTCGCTCTCTCGGCCATGCTGCCCGATCAACTGCGTCAAAGTCGCCTGGGCTTGGATTTGCTGCAACGTCTGCAGACCAAGTGGAAAGCGTTTGATCTGGTGACCATCGCAGAAAGAGTCGACGCGTTGCACGAAGAAAATGCCATGGGTGTCAAAAATGACTTTCCCTTAGCGCGGCGCTGTCAAGCTGCGGCGAACAGCGCTGATGCTTACGCGGATGGAACCTTGACGCGGCTTGCGTCGTAA
- a CDS encoding ABC-F family ATP-binding cassette domain-containing protein codes for MAVLLQIRDAHKSYGEQTLLDGAEATIIDDVKVGFVGRNGAGKSTLLRILLGDEELDSGEVIRHPQLKLGYLRQHDPFEPGESALDFLMRDSEQPDWKCGEVAGEFELKGAYLEGPVKELSGGWQTRVKLAALLLHEPNLLLLDEPTNFLDLRTQILLEHFLRHYKQACLIVSHDRAFLNATCAHTLDLTRGKLTMYPGPINAYLDMVEETRIRDERTNAAVVSKQKQLQRFIDKNRANANTASQARSKAKQLERLQVTEIESEEPNAFIRTPIVEPRKGAAIRCENLAIGYPDHTVATGINIEIEYGERAAIVGDNGQGKTTFLRTLVDSLKPHAGSVRWGYHCDVGVYAQHVYTSLPPDQTVQQYLEYHALPGTPLQAILKVAGSMLFRGGAVNKTVSVLSGGERARLCMAGLLLGEHNVLVLDEPGNHLDVDTIEALATALVDYQGTVIFTSHDRHFMKRVATCIIEVRDGHVNNYGRDYDAYLFAVNKEIDDGERERNASMAKALPGKPMKAAAKSARRDERKIRKEQSKTEKAIARLDDEKTSLSKQLLTETNPDEALRLHNEVKELEEKLAAAEERWCELQEELESAF; via the coding sequence ATGGCTGTATTGCTGCAAATTAGAGACGCTCACAAGAGTTATGGTGAACAGACGCTCCTGGACGGCGCCGAAGCGACGATAATCGACGACGTCAAAGTCGGGTTTGTCGGCCGCAATGGTGCCGGTAAGTCGACGTTGTTGCGGATTCTGCTGGGGGATGAGGAGCTGGATAGCGGTGAAGTGATTCGCCATCCACAACTCAAACTCGGCTATTTGCGTCAACATGATCCGTTCGAACCGGGCGAGTCCGCGCTCGATTTTCTGATGCGCGATAGCGAGCAACCCGATTGGAAGTGCGGCGAAGTCGCCGGCGAATTCGAGTTAAAAGGCGCCTATCTCGAAGGCCCCGTCAAAGAGCTGTCCGGTGGTTGGCAAACGCGGGTCAAGCTCGCCGCGCTGCTGCTGCACGAACCGAATCTGCTGCTATTGGACGAACCGACAAACTTCCTCGACCTCCGTACGCAGATTTTGTTAGAGCACTTTTTACGGCATTACAAACAGGCCTGTTTGATTGTTTCGCACGACCGGGCATTTTTGAATGCCACCTGCGCGCACACGCTGGATCTGACCCGCGGCAAGTTGACAATGTATCCCGGCCCGATCAACGCCTATCTCGACATGGTCGAAGAGACCCGGATACGTGACGAACGGACCAACGCCGCCGTGGTCTCCAAACAAAAACAACTGCAGCGTTTTATCGACAAAAATCGCGCCAACGCCAACACGGCATCGCAAGCGCGCTCCAAGGCCAAACAACTCGAACGGTTGCAGGTTACGGAGATTGAAAGCGAAGAGCCGAACGCGTTTATCCGCACGCCGATCGTCGAACCGCGCAAGGGGGCAGCGATTCGTTGCGAAAACCTTGCCATCGGATACCCCGATCACACCGTGGCGACGGGAATCAACATCGAGATCGAATACGGTGAACGGGCGGCGATTGTCGGTGACAACGGCCAAGGCAAAACGACGTTTCTGCGCACACTGGTCGACTCGCTCAAACCGCATGCGGGGAGCGTGCGTTGGGGATATCATTGTGACGTGGGCGTCTACGCGCAACATGTTTATACCAGTTTGCCGCCGGATCAAACCGTTCAGCAATATCTGGAGTACCATGCGCTGCCCGGCACACCACTACAGGCGATTCTGAAAGTTGCCGGTTCGATGTTGTTTCGCGGCGGCGCCGTCAATAAGACAGTGTCGGTGCTTTCCGGGGGAGAACGTGCCCGGCTCTGCATGGCGGGACTGTTGCTCGGCGAACATAACGTGCTCGTGTTGGACGAACCAGGAAACCATCTGGATGTCGACACGATCGAAGCGCTGGCAACGGCACTGGTCGATTATCAGGGAACGGTCATTTTCACCAGCCATGACAGGCACTTCATGAAACGGGTCGCCACCTGCATCATCGAAGTCCGCGATGGTCATGTGAACAACTATGGCCGCGATTACGATGCGTATCTATTCGCGGTGAACAAGGAAATCGACGACGGCGAACGGGAACGCAATGCGTCGATGGCCAAGGCGCTGCCCGGAAAACCGATGAAGGCTGCCGCGAAGTCTGCCCGCCGCGATGAACGCAAAATTCGCAAAGAGCAATCCAAAACCGAAAAAGCCATCGCCCGACTCGATGACGAGAAAACCTCGCTCAGCAAACAACTGCTCACCGAAACCAATCCGGACGAAGCTCTGCGATTGCACAATGAAGTGAAAGAGCTGGAAGAAAAGCTCGCCGCAGCAGAGGAGCGGTGGTGCGAATTGCAAGAAGAGCTGGAATCGGCATTTTAA